The window TTGCCGGCCGTGATGAGCTGCGAGAGTCTCTGCGCATTGCGCTTGAGCGTGCTCGTATCGGGCGCCCCGCGAAGAGCGCTATGTTAGTCGGCCTGCGCGGTGTCGGTAAGACAGTACTTCTGGACCGCGTACGAGAAGATGCCGAAGCCGCTGGCATCCATACTGTCCGAGTCGAAGCACCTGAAGGACGGTCTCTTCCAGCTCTACTTGCGCCACAGCTGCGCCAAGCGCTCTTGCGCTTGAGCCAGATAGCGGCTGCTAAAGACTATGCAGTGCGTGGACTGCGGGCACTAGCCGGGTTCGCCAGCAAACTTAAGGTCACTTTCGGCGACATCGAGGTCGGTCTTGATTACGATCCCGAGCCTGGATTAGCAGACAACGGTGATCTCGAGCATGACCTTCAAGCTCTTTTCGAGCAGGTTGGTTTGGCGGCAAAGTCAGCAAACACGGCGTTGGCGATTTTCATCGACGAGCTGCAGTATGTCGAGGAGCCACAGTTGGCTGCGCTGATTACCGCCATGCATCGCACCGAACAGAGGCAATTGCCGGTTGTGCTGGTTGGCGCTGGCTTGCCCCAATTAAGGGGACGAATGGGCAACGCCAAGTCGTACGCGGAAAGGTTGTTTGACTTTCCTATTATCGGCCCCCTACCGCCAGCAGCGGCACGATTCGCCGTCGAGAAGCCTCTCGCCAATGAGGGAGTCGGCATTACCGACCGAGCTCTGGACCAAATACTGCGAGTCACCCAAGGCTATGCCTATTTTCTTCAGCAGTGGGGCAGTCACACTTGGCGGGCGGCGCAGGTATCACCGATTGATGTTGACGCTGTAGATGTCGCTTCTGTTACGGCCGTAGCTGCTCTGGATGAGAGTTTCTTTCGGGTACGATTCGACCGGCTTACACCCAAAGAGAAAAAATATCTTCGCGCCATGGCGGAGTTAGGGCCAGGCCCTCATCGATCAGGCGATATCGCGGCCTGCTTCAACTCGGCCGTGTCTTCGCTTGCGCCGACGCGAAGCTCCCTAATCGCCAAGGGCATGGTATGGAGTCCGAATCACGGTGACACGGCCTTCACTGTGCCAATGTTTGATGAGTTCATGAAGCGGATAATGCCGGGGAATGACTGGCGCTAGTCGGGTCGACATTCTCATACTGGGCTAGGTCGATCGCCCGGCGGCCAGATCGAGCTCGAACACCTTTTCGCATCCGGCGCGCCGGGCAACCAGCACGGCGCCGAAATCGGCCGAGAGGGCTTCGTCGCCGACATCGTCGAATCGAACCGCGGGCGCCTGTACGAAGCCTTGCTCGACGAAGGCTTCGACCTCGACGCCCACGAGCGCCGTCTGGTGAAACTCGCCGTCCGCCACGCGAACGTCAACCTGACGCATGCGGCGCGGCTGCTCGGGATTACGCGGCGGCAGCTTGCCTATCGGTTGAAGCAGGACGCGAACGCGGCGGGGTAGTTGCGGAAAGCTGCCGCATGCCGCGCAGTACCGTCGAACCGCAGGTCCCCGGTTCGTCGAGCTGGCGGTATCAACCCGAAGCGGCCCGATGACCCAAGGCAGAGCCGACATTCAACATGGAAGTTCAGACGACGGCAAAAAGCGAAGCTTTTTGACGGTCCGCTGGGACGATGGGTTGGGCGTCAATTGTATGCGCTAAAGATCTGCGACGAGAGATTCAACACCTGCAACCATTGCTGCCGCATCTTGTTCCGTATAGTGAGTCCATTCGCCATGAGCGGCCTTGTTGCCGATTTCAGCCCATGCAGTAATTTGCTTTTGCTTTGCCATGTTATAGGCGCCGGCTTTTGTTAAATCAGCATTCATCCGATCTAGTTTGCCCTCGCTCACGCCATACTTATTGGCTAAGTCTTTTAGTGTGGACTCAAGGGAAACGCGGGCAAGAATGCAGGCAGGGTCTTTATACCCCGACGCCAACAACTCTTTAGCTTGGGCTATTGCGTCGGAAAGGACCTCGGCCTTCGCTAGAGTCCGAATATGGAACAGATAGCCGCCCTCGTAGTCTTCCCGAGCGGCACGAAAAATACCATAGCTGTCATTGAAGTCTGAAAGCCAACCGCCAAAGCTCTCATAGTGCTTGGCGAGGTTCCTGTAATGGATGCTGGACTCACCAAATGTTCGATGCACAAGATTTAGAACATTAGTTGCCCACTCTTTATACATGTCAGATGGAACTTTGTGGTACGACTTACCTTCAGCTGACACGAAATCCACAACCTTTGCAGCAAGTACAGCCTCGGCTTTAGCTTCCAGTTCTTTAAAGCGGCGAATGATGATTGGGTCAAGATGCATGCGGTTAATTCTCCATGTGACTCATGACGCCCAACGTCGGCCTTTAGCGGGCGGCAAAAGCGAAGCTTTTGTCGGTTGCAAGCGCTTGTTAGCCATTAGATTCAAGCTCCAGAATCACCAAAGGAATCGCGATCCAATGTTTGAAATGGTCGTGCGCTGCCATGACTCTGACGTAGGCGCGGACAGGGATGGACATCTCTTTGAGTTCCGTCTTTTGCAGTTTCACCAGCGTCCCCAGGCCCGACAAGAAGTACTCCGGCGTTGTGATCAACGAGAGGGCCGAGGTCGGTGACTGCCGTATATGGAAATGCTCGGATTCGGCTGTTACCTCATTTTCTCCGTTCGCGCGTTGAACGGATGACTTGGCTTGATGCACGCTGAGTTCACCATTGAACCAGCCGTATTGAGAAATCATTTCTGAGGCAAACGTGCGTGGATCAAGTTCAGCTCGGCGGAGAGTGCGCCCCACGTTTGAGCCAGCATACCGAGGGTGGAGACCTTGAAGGAGCGCGTTTCCTGTGCACTCACGTCTGCAGAAAAGACAGGAATTACAGCGCCGGCTTTCTTGCCTTGGTTCTTCGTAATAGTCGTGCTTGGCGACTTGCCGGTCGTCACTTCGTAGAGATCTGCAATATAATCCCGGTCGAGATAGACGAGTGACTTGTGTAGATCGGCGCGCAATGGATGCCTCTGATGGCTAACGCAAAGGTGACCGGCACGTTGCAGCAAGGGGCCGCACGGTGCAGGATTTCAAACGGCACTGTGCGACCCCTTGTCGCAACGTGTCCGAGTCGACCGACCTGTTAGACGGCAGGCGCGCCGCGTTCACGCAAGTTCCTTCAACGAAGTGGTTCGTCTGCAAGTTTGGACCTTTCGACTGGAACTGTGATTCCGTGCGCCGACGATGCGGCTGCTACTACATCGAAGAACCAATCCTCAGCCAGCGGCGACACGACTACGCGAGCAATCAGCTCCCTCAACTGACAGGGCACCACGATGCCGGGCGTCGGCTTGATAGCTTCAATTTCGCTCTCCGAACGACCTACAGTGATTCGCCCGGAGCCGCTTACGTCCGGAACAATGTGGCCTTCCCATGTAAACACTCCATTCACCGCATCTATATCCTTGTGCGTGACGGAGGTGTCCCAATTTACAAGCCGATACTCGCGTTCATGAGCAAAGCTCTGGCGTTTGTACAACACCGGTCGGAACGCATTTCCATCGTCAATGGTGAATTCGGCGCTGCCGTAGTCTCCGTACTGCACACAACCGCCATAGACGTCGATTGGTGTCGCAGCAAGCGCCAACCGAAACTTGTCCTCGGATGAGACGATGGCGATGCCCTCGTTGGCCCGGGAGTAGAGAGACCACATTGCAGCCGATTCGTGCTCATTCTGGTGCCAGCAATTCAAGAAAAAAGAGCGGCGGTACGCGTACGCTTGCCGAATGCGCAGCTCGTGAAAGTCTAGCAATCGAGTAAATGCAAGGTCCAGGTCTGTCTCACCTCGCTTCAAGTAGTCTGGCAGCTTGGACCTAACCTCCGGTGGCAGTTCCTCAATTGACTTCCATGCTCGGTGCGCGAATCGAGCAGGAGGCAGCGTTCCTTCAAACGGGTCCGATCGCGCTAGGTACTCGAGGCTCGAAAAGTAGAGTGCCTGCTGCTGCAGCAGAGACAGGAACTTCGGCAAGCTCAGGTAGCGCCACAGGGGAGCCTCGGGCGTGGGCGCAGACCGAAATTCCGGGTGCGGAAGCAGAGGCATCTATGGATTCCTGCCGTCTAACGAATGAAATGGACTCCCCCTGCACCTGGGGCATCGGTGTGCCAGATTGGGATTGCGAAAGTCTCAATCACGGTGAGGAGGAGTCGAAATGAACGTTACCACTGTCGGTATCGACCTGGCGAAGAATGTATTCAGTGTGCATGGGGTCGGGAGGGATGGCAATGTGCTGCTCAGGCGAAGTGTCGGACGGGCCGATCTGCTGCCGATGTTCGCGCAGATGCCGCCGTGCCTGATCGGTATGGAAGCGTGTTCGGGGGCGCATCATTTCGCACGCGAGCTGCGCCGGCTCGGCCACGACGCGCGGATCATGGCCCCGCGCTTTGTCGCCCCGTACCGTAAGAGCGGGAAGAACGACGGCAACGACGCCGAGGCGATCTGCGAAGCGGTCGCGCGGCCGAACATGCGCTTCGTCGCGGTGAAATCGGTCGAGCAGCAGGCCATCTTGGCGCTGCATCGCGTGCGCAAGGAAGTGTCCGACCAGCGCACGGCGCTCATCAACCAGCTGCGCGGAATGCTGTGCGAATTCGGCATGGTGTTGCCGCGCGGCCGCTACAGTTTCCGCCACAAACTGCCGCCAGTGCTTGAAGACACCGGCAACGGCATCCCCGAGCTCGCGCGCCGCCTGTTCCGCGAGGTCAATGAACGCATTGGCGCGCTCGATGCGCAAATTCTCGCCTACGACCGCGAGATTGAAGCATTGGCCCGCCACAGCGAAGCGGCGCAGCGCCTAATGGAAATGCCCGGCGTTGGATCGATCACCGCCACCGCGATCGTCGCGAGCGTCGCCGACATGAAGGTCTTCAAGAGCGGGCGCGAATTCGCCGCCTGGCTCGGTTTGGTCCCGCGTCAATATTCGACCGGCGGCAAGGTGCGCCTGGGGCGCATCACCAAACAGGGCGACGTCTATCTACGAACGCTGCTGATCCACGGCACCCGCGCGGTGCTCGCAGCACTGGGTACCAAAAATGACCGGCTGAGCCTTTGGATCCGCTCGCTGATCGAACGGCGCGGCTACCGCAAGGCCACTGTTGCGCTGGCCGCCAAACATGCACGCATGATCTGGGCGATCCTCGCCAAGGGCGACGCGTATCGGCGCCCGGCCGCTGTGTAGTCTGCAAGGAAGAAAGAAGCGTCTCACTCCCTCACGCTGCGAGGACATTTCGTTGATGCGATGACGGTTCAAACCGACGCGGGCGACCCTGGTTAACTCCAAGGCGGCAAAGCCAGACCGGCTAACGAATGAGGGCCCCGCGCGGCGCATTGTCATCAGGGCCAGAGCGCATGTCGCTCACCAACAGGCCGCATGTAGAGCTGCAGTTTGTCCTTCACCGGATCGACGAAACCCCATGAGCGCGAGATCGGAGGAGTCGGTATTGAATGACGGCCTAGAAAAAGCCCCTTGAAAATCGGGGGAGTCCATGTAGTTCAAGCTAACCGACAGCCAAAAGCGTAGCTTTGGGCTGTCCAGCGACCGAAGGGAGCGAGGTTGAGCGCAGGGTTAGCCCTTGTTTTGCCAGAGCTCATAGGCACCACCGGAAAGCATGAAATAGGAAATTACTGCAGCGAATAGCAGAAGAACGACACCTTCGGTGCGTGCTGAGAAGAGGGTGGCTCGGGTAATAAAACGCCAGACTGAAGACAGCCCACCATTAGCTCGTTGGTTCATGAGCGCAAGATAATGAATAGACCGCAATGCAGCGGCTATCGTTGCAAAAATGCCCAGAAAGACACCGGCAATTTGAAATAGCAACCACATACGGTGCTCGTCTTTAAGTGCTTTGAAATAGAAATCGATAAATCCGTAACGGAATGCGGCCTCTCGTGCTCCTGGAATAATTGCCACTTGGGCGAGATGGGCGAGATAGAACGAAAAGCCTGCCGCAACTATTGGCGCAAAAATGTACCAAGCCCACTCGGAATTACTGTATTGGCCTCGCATGGCAGAGGCTGCCCCTGCTGAAAGAATAAAGGCGGAGCAGGAAAACAAACCGATCAGCCAGTAGCTAAGTATTTCATTAGCATATTTACTGTAGCCCCAAGTAATTCCAGCGGTAACCGCAAAGAATGCGAATAAGTAAACCCAACCATCATCATCCGAACTAGACCTTCCTCCGCTCTGCTTCACTATGATGGTCTGCTTGAAAATGACGACTGTTTGTTGCACCGTTGCTGGCGCTGCTGACGACGGAGGGCTATTCAGTCCGGCGAACAAGACCCCAAGAATCGCGCCGACAAGAGGAGAAATAATGACACTCTGAACAATCGGGTCATTAAACCAAGCGAACAGTGACTGCAAAATAGTGTCTCCTAAAAAGGGCTAACGTGTTGCATACAGCAGAGGTGATGTATACGCGCTGAAACGCCGTGTAAGCCATAATTCGAATCGCCAAGGAACATTGATTTTATGCTCCTTTTCGTGAGCGCTCGGACTTATACATCAATCATACACCGCATGATTCTGAAAGTGCGGACGGCACGGCCAGATGACCAAGGTGCGCTCGAACCGTCGCGGCGAGCAGGGCGCAACGCCTGCTATCAGGAGGCGTGTTCGACTGTCCGAACTTGGCCGGGAGGACGAGTTCAGCTTTCGTCGCCGTCACCGGCCAATCAGATCTTCCTGACTGCGCTTACGGTCCAGGTTTGTTCGACGCCTGCCATCGGCCACGCCGGATCATCACCGGATCAAGCCGCCACCTTGACCCGCGCGGTGTGCAGCTTCCTGTAGCTGTCGATCAGGCGCTGGTGCCTGTCGAGCCCTTCCAGTTTCATGCTCGTTGGCGTCAAGCCGAAGAAGCGCACGCTGCCGTCCACTGACCCCAGCACTGCGTCCATCCGCGGGTTGCCAAACATCCGGCGGAAATTGACCACGTAATCGTCCAGTTCCAGGTCGTCGTCCAGCAACACCTCCAGCACCACGTTCAAGGCCTGATAGAACAATCCGCGCTCGACCGTGTTTTCGTTGTACTGCAGGTAGGTTTCCACCAGCTCTTTCGCCGCTTCAAATTGCTGCAAGGCGAGCTGAATCAGCAGCTTCAACTCAAGAATCGTCAGCTGACCCCATTCCGTATTCTCGTCAAACTCGATGCCGATCAAGGTGATGATGTCGGTGTAGTCATCGAGCTGGCTGTCTTCCAGACGTTCGAGCAGTGCTTCCAGGCCGGCATCGTCCAAGCGGTGCAGGTTCAGGATATCGGCGCGGAACTGCAGCGCTTTGTTGGTGTTATCCCAGATCAGATCCTCGACCGGATAGATTTCCGAATAACCCGGCACCAATATGCGGCAGGCCGTGGCGCCGAGTTGGTCATACACCGCCATGTACACTTCCTTGCCCATGCCTTCGAGAATACCGAACAGGGTCGCGGCTTCGTCGGCATTGGAGTTTTCACCGTGGCCGGAGAAATCCCACTCGACAAAGTCGTAATCGGCTTTGGCGCTGAAGAAGCGCCACGACACCACGCCGCTGGAATCGATGAAGTGCTCGACGAAGTTGTTCGGCTCGGTGACGGCGTTGCTTTCAAAGGTGGGCCGGGGCAGATCGTTCAGGCCTTCAAAACTGCGCCCCTGCAGCAATTCCGTCAAGCTGCGTTCCAGCGCCACCTCCAGGCTCGGGTGCGCGCCGAACGATGCAAACACACCGCCCGTACGCGGGTTCATCAGGGTGACGCACATCACCGGGAACTCGCCGCCCAGCGAGGCATCCTTCACCAGCACCGGAAAGCCCTGTTTTTCCAGCTCCTCGATGCCGGCCAGAATGCCGGGATATTTCGCCAGCACTTCGTGCGGCACGTCGGGGAGGGCGATTTCGCCTTCGAGAATCTCGCGCTTGACCGCCCGTTCGAAAATTTCCGACAGGCATTGCACCTGCGCTTCGGCCAGCGTGTTGCCGGCACTCATGCCATTGCTGAGGAACAGGTTGTCGATCAGGTTGGTCGGGAAATACACGACCTCGCCGTCGGACTGGCGCACATAGGGCAGCGTGCAGATGCCGCGCTCCACATTGCCGGAGTTGGTGTCGTACAGATGCGAGCCACGCAGCTCGCCATCGGGGTTGTAGATCTGCAGGCAGTAGTCGTCGAGTATTTCGCGCGGCAGCGCATCCTTGCGGCCGGGCTTGAACCAGCGCTCTTCGGGGTAATGCACGAAGGGCGCGTTGGCGATGTCTTCGCCCCAGAACTGGTCGTTGTAGAAATGATTGCAATTCATCCGCTCGATGAATTCGCCCAGGGCCGAGGCCAAGGCGCTTTCCTTGGTCGCGCCCTTGCCGTTGGTGAAACACATCGGCGAGTGCGCATCGCGGATATGCAGCGACCACACGTTGGGCACCAGATTGCGCCACGACGCGATTTCGATCTTCATGCCCAGGCCGGCCAACACCCCGGACATATTGGCGATGGTCTGCTCCAGCGGCAGATCCTTGCCGGCGATATAGGTGCTCGCTTCAGACGCCGGGTTCAGCGTCAGCAAGGCCTGGGCGTCGGCATCCAGATTCTCGACTTCCTCGATCACGAACTCGGGCCCGGTTTGCACCACCTTTTTCACCGTGCAACGCTCGATGGAGCGCAGGATGCCTTGGCGGTCCTTTTCGGAGATATCCGCCGGCAACTCGACCTGGATCTTGAAAATCTGCTGGTAGCGGTTTTCGGGATCGACAATATTGTTCTGCGACAGGCGGATGTTTTCCGTGGGGATATTGCGTGTGTCGCAGTACAACTTCACAAAGTAAGCCGCACACAAGGCCGACGAAGCCAGAAAGTAATCGAACGGCCCCGGTGCCGAGCCATCGCCCTTGTAGCGGATAGGCTGGTCGGCGATTACCGTGAAGTCATCGAACTTGGCCTCAAGGCGAAGCTTGTCGAGAAAATTGACCTTGATTTCCATGCGGGAATCCTGAAATGGCGTGCAAAAAGTTGGCCGCCATTATCGCCGACCAACCCGTGGCAGTCAGCAAAGCCGATGACTCGCCCGCCGCTCCGTCGGTCATGCCCAGGGTCGATGAGTTGTGCACCGCACCGTGACACTTTTGTAAGGCGAAAACGCCCGATGGACAAAAGCGTCAGTGGGGAATTTGCCCCACTTCTCCATGTTTTTAAAAGATCAGCGTAAAAACAAGCACTTGTCGAACATGGCACGGCCGATGCATTAGCAGGCCTGAGGGCGACATAAGACAAATTGATTGATCGCCCCGAGTGACGAAACCGTCAGTCCCGGTTCGAGCGGCGTAAAGACGACCCAAGGACCCTGATGGCGGATGAGTCGCCGAGACCGTTCCACATAGAACAATGGAGACAAGAGACATGGCAATGACAGGCGTTCTTCGCCCCGGCCACGCCCAGGTGCGCGTGCTGAACCTGGAAGAGGCGGTGCAGTTCTACCGCGATGTGCTGGGCCTCGTCGAAACCGGCCGCGATGCGCAGGGCCGCGTGTATTTCAAGTGCTGGGACGAGCGCGATCACAACAGCTACGTGATCCGCGAAGCCGACCGTGCCGGCATCGACTTCTTCGCGTTCAAGGTGCTCGACAAGGCCACGCTCGACAAGCTGGACGCCGACCTGCAGGCCTACGGGCTGAAGACCGAACGCATCCCCGCTGGCGAGATGCTGGAGACCGGCGAGCGCGTGCGCTTCGAGCTGCCGTCGGGCCACATGATGGAGCTGTACGCGGAGAAGACTGCGATCGGCAACGGCTTGCCGATCGTGAATCCCGCCCCCTGGACGCGCCAGCGTGAGCATGGCATCGGGCCGGTGCGCCTCGACCACACGCTGCTGTACGGCCCGAACGTCGCCGAGGTGCAGAAGATCTTCACCGAGGTGCTGGGCTTCTACCTCGTCGAGCGCGTGTTGACGCCGGACGGCGAAAACAACGCCGCGATCTGGCTGTCGTGTTCGCACAAGGTGCATGACATCGCCTTCGCCGAGTACCCGGAGAAGGGCAAGCTGCATCACTGCTCCTTCCTGATGGAGAGCTGGGAGCAGGTGCTGCGCGCGGGCGACATCATGTCGATGAACAAGGTCCCCGTCGACATCGGCCCGACCCGCCACGGCGTGACGCGCGGCTGCACGATCTACGCGTGGGATCCGTCGGGCAACCGCTTCGAGACCTTCATGGGCGGCTACCAGCCCTATCCGGACAACACCGAGCCGCTGACCTGGACCTTCGACAACTTCGGCCAGGGCCTGGATTACCCGCAGCGCAAGCTCCACGAGACCTTCCTGACGGTCGTGAGCTGAGGGGGCAGGGCGATGAGCAGCCACGCGACCCCGGCCGGCTTCGACACGCGGCGCCGCTTCGTGCGTGTCACTGGCGAGCGTGCCAACGGTTTCGTCGAGTTCGACTTTGCGGTCGGCGAGCCGGACCTGGCGGTCGAGATGATCCTGACGCGCGAGGCCTTCGCGGAGTTCTGCGAGCGCAACGCGGTCGAGATGCTCGCGCCGCAGGCCGGACCGCGCGACGCCGCGGACGACTGGGACTGGCGCCTCGCCGACGCAACACGCACCCGCTTCAGGTAGCGCTTTGCTCCCTCCCCTTCAAGGGGAGGGCTGGGGTGGGGATGGGTTCAAGCCGCACGACGGAAACCCATCCCCCTCCTGACCTCCCCCTTGAAGGGGGAGGGACCCGGGAACGGCGGTTGTCGCTCATTTGTGGGGATGGGTTCAAGCCGCACGACGGAAACCCATCCCCCTCCTGACCTCCCCCTTGAAGGGGGAGGGACCCGGGAACGGCGGTTGTCGCTCATTTGATTGCCGCGCTGACAAATCAATAAACCACGCTCCTACGAGAGAGCGCCACGGAGACACACATGCAGATCGACCTTCGCACAGTGAGCATCCAGCCGCTGCGCCAGACTTTCGACCACCTCGCGCGCCGTTTCGGCGACAAGCCGGCGTCGCGCTACCAGGAAGGCAGCTACGACATCCAGGCCGCCGAGAACCTGCACTACAAGCCGACCTGGGATCCGGACCAGGACCTGTACGACACGAAGATCACGAAGATCGTGATGAAGGACTGGTACGCGCTGAAGGATCCGCGCCAGTTCTACTACAGCACCTACACGCTGGCCCGCGCACGCCAGCAGGATACGACCGAGGCGAATTTCGCTTTCGTCGAGTCGCGCGGACTCGCGGACATGCTGCCGCCGGCGCTGCGCGACACCGCGCTGAATGTGCTGGTGCCGCTGCGCCACGCCGCCTGGGGCGCGAACCAGAACAATACGTTGATCTGCGGCTACGGCTACGGCGCCGTGTTCACGCAGCCCTGCATCTACCACGCGATGGACAACCTCGGCATCGCCCAGTACCTGTCGCGCCTCGGCCTGCTGCTCGGTGACACCGAAGCGCTCGACGCCGGCAAGGCGGCGTGGCTGGACGACCCGGTGTGGCAAGCGTTGCGCCGCTACGTCGAGGACACGCTGGTGCTGCGCGATCCCTTCGAAGCCTTCGTCGCGCAGAACGTCGCGCTCGACGGCCTGCTGTATCCGCTGGTGTATGGCCGCATCGTCGATGACTTCCTGTCCGCGCAGGGCGCTTCGGCGGTGGCGATGCTGACGCAGTTCATGACCGACTGGTTCGACGAGACGAAGAAGTGGGTCGATGCGGTGCTGAAGGTCGCGGCGGCCGAGTCCGACGACAACCGCGCGGTGCTGCAGGACTGGATCGCCGCGTGGAGCGCGCGTGCCGCGTCCGCGCTGCTGCCGGTGGCCGAGATCGCGCTCGGCGCCAACGCCGACGCCGCGGTCGGCGAAGAGCTCGCGGGCTTCCGCACCCGCATCCAGAAAACCGGCATCACGATCTGAGAGGCCCACCGATGTCCACCGTATTCATCGCCCTGCAGGCGAACGAGGAAACCCGCCCGATCATCGAGGCGATCGAGATCGACAACCCCAATGCGGTCGTCAATCGCCAGCCGGCGATGGTGAAGATCGACGCGCCGAATCGCCTCGTGATCCGCAAGGAGACGATCGAGGAGCAGATCGGCCGCGCCTTCGACCTGCAGGAACTGCACATCAACCTGATCACGCTGGGCGGCAACGTCGACGAAGACGACGAAACGCTGACCCTGAGCTGGGCCGAATAACCGGGCCGAATACCTGGGTCAAACAAGGAGACCGTCATGGATATGAAAGCAACGAAGAAGAAGCTCGGCCTGAAAGAAAAATACCGGGTGATGACGCGCGATCTGGGCTGGGAGCCGGGCTATCGCACGAAGGACGAAATCTTCCCGTACGCGACCTACGAAGGCATCAAGGTGCACGACTGGGACAAGTGGGAAGACCCGTTCCGCCTGACGATGGACGCCTACTGGAAGTACCAGGCCGAGAAGGAGCGCAAGTTCTACGCGATCATCGACGCGCACGCGCAGAACAACGGCCACCTGAATATCACCGACGGCCGCTACCTCTCCGCGCTGAAGGTCTTCCTGCAGGCGATCAGCCCGGGCGAGTATGCCGCGCACAAGGGCTTCTCGCGCGTCGGCCGCGAGTTCCCCGGCGTCGGCACCCAGGTTGCGTGCCAGATGC is drawn from Azoarcus sp. DN11 and contains these coding sequences:
- a CDS encoding ATP-binding protein produces the protein MDPIRNPFSPGAGTPPPELAGRDELRESLRIALERARIGRPAKSAMLVGLRGVGKTVLLDRVREDAEAAGIHTVRVEAPEGRSLPALLAPQLRQALLRLSQIAAAKDYAVRGLRALAGFASKLKVTFGDIEVGLDYDPEPGLADNGDLEHDLQALFEQVGLAAKSANTALAIFIDELQYVEEPQLAALITAMHRTEQRQLPVVLVGAGLPQLRGRMGNAKSYAERLFDFPIIGPLPPAAARFAVEKPLANEGVGITDRALDQILRVTQGYAYFLQQWGSHTWRAAQVSPIDVDAVDVASVTAVAALDESFFRVRFDRLTPKEKKYLRAMAELGPGPHRSGDIAACFNSAVSSLAPTRSSLIAKGMVWSPNHGDTAFTVPMFDEFMKRIMPGNDWR
- a CDS encoding helix-turn-helix domain-containing protein; translation: MKLAVRHANVNLTHAARLLGITRRQLAYRLKQDANAAG
- a CDS encoding DUF4145 domain-containing protein, which encodes MHLDPIIIRRFKELEAKAEAVLAAKVVDFVSAEGKSYHKVPSDMYKEWATNVLNLVHRTFGESSIHYRNLAKHYESFGGWLSDFNDSYGIFRAAREDYEGGYLFHIRTLAKAEVLSDAIAQAKELLASGYKDPACILARVSLESTLKDLANKYGVSEGKLDRMNADLTKAGAYNMAKQKQITAWAEIGNKAAHGEWTHYTEQDAAAMVAGVESLVADL
- a CDS encoding DUF2971 domain-containing protein — protein: MPLLPHPEFRSAPTPEAPLWRYLSLPKFLSLLQQQALYFSSLEYLARSDPFEGTLPPARFAHRAWKSIEELPPEVRSKLPDYLKRGETDLDLAFTRLLDFHELRIRQAYAYRRSFFLNCWHQNEHESAAMWSLYSRANEGIAIVSSEDKFRLALAATPIDVYGGCVQYGDYGSAEFTIDDGNAFRPVLYKRQSFAHEREYRLVNWDTSVTHKDIDAVNGVFTWEGHIVPDVSGSGRITVGRSESEIEAIKPTPGIVVPCQLRELIARVVVSPLAEDWFFDVVAAASSAHGITVPVERSKLADEPLR
- a CDS encoding IS110 family transposase, yielding MNVTTVGIDLAKNVFSVHGVGRDGNVLLRRSVGRADLLPMFAQMPPCLIGMEACSGAHHFARELRRLGHDARIMAPRFVAPYRKSGKNDGNDAEAICEAVARPNMRFVAVKSVEQQAILALHRVRKEVSDQRTALINQLRGMLCEFGMVLPRGRYSFRHKLPPVLEDTGNGIPELARRLFREVNERIGALDAQILAYDREIEALARHSEAAQRLMEMPGVGSITATAIVASVADMKVFKSGREFAAWLGLVPRQYSTGGKVRLGRITKQGDVYLRTLLIHGTRAVLAALGTKNDRLSLWIRSLIERRGYRKATVALAAKHARMIWAILAKGDAYRRPAAV
- a CDS encoding OsmC domain/YcaO domain-containing protein translates to MEIKVNFLDKLRLEAKFDDFTVIADQPIRYKGDGSAPGPFDYFLASSALCAAYFVKLYCDTRNIPTENIRLSQNNIVDPENRYQQIFKIQVELPADISEKDRQGILRSIERCTVKKVVQTGPEFVIEEVENLDADAQALLTLNPASEASTYIAGKDLPLEQTIANMSGVLAGLGMKIEIASWRNLVPNVWSLHIRDAHSPMCFTNGKGATKESALASALGEFIERMNCNHFYNDQFWGEDIANAPFVHYPEERWFKPGRKDALPREILDDYCLQIYNPDGELRGSHLYDTNSGNVERGICTLPYVRQSDGEVVYFPTNLIDNLFLSNGMSAGNTLAEAQVQCLSEIFERAVKREILEGEIALPDVPHEVLAKYPGILAGIEELEKQGFPVLVKDASLGGEFPVMCVTLMNPRTGGVFASFGAHPSLEVALERSLTELLQGRSFEGLNDLPRPTFESNAVTEPNNFVEHFIDSSGVVSWRFFSAKADYDFVEWDFSGHGENSNADEAATLFGILEGMGKEVYMAVYDQLGATACRILVPGYSEIYPVEDLIWDNTNKALQFRADILNLHRLDDAGLEALLERLEDSQLDDYTDIITLIGIEFDENTEWGQLTILELKLLIQLALQQFEAAKELVETYLQYNENTVERGLFYQALNVVLEVLLDDDLELDDYVVNFRRMFGNPRMDAVLGSVDGSVRFFGLTPTSMKLEGLDRHQRLIDSYRKLHTARVKVAA
- a CDS encoding catechol 2,3-dioxygenase, whose translation is MAMTGVLRPGHAQVRVLNLEEAVQFYRDVLGLVETGRDAQGRVYFKCWDERDHNSYVIREADRAGIDFFAFKVLDKATLDKLDADLQAYGLKTERIPAGEMLETGERVRFELPSGHMMELYAEKTAIGNGLPIVNPAPWTRQREHGIGPVRLDHTLLYGPNVAEVQKIFTEVLGFYLVERVLTPDGENNAAIWLSCSHKVHDIAFAEYPEKGKLHHCSFLMESWEQVLRAGDIMSMNKVPVDIGPTRHGVTRGCTIYAWDPSGNRFETFMGGYQPYPDNTEPLTWTFDNFGQGLDYPQRKLHETFLTVVS
- a CDS encoding phenol hydroxylase subunit, with the translated sequence MSSHATPAGFDTRRRFVRVTGERANGFVEFDFAVGEPDLAVEMILTREAFAEFCERNAVEMLAPQAGPRDAADDWDWRLADATRTRFR
- a CDS encoding aromatic/alkene monooxygenase hydroxylase subunit beta, with the protein product MQIDLRTVSIQPLRQTFDHLARRFGDKPASRYQEGSYDIQAAENLHYKPTWDPDQDLYDTKITKIVMKDWYALKDPRQFYYSTYTLARARQQDTTEANFAFVESRGLADMLPPALRDTALNVLVPLRHAAWGANQNNTLICGYGYGAVFTQPCIYHAMDNLGIAQYLSRLGLLLGDTEALDAGKAAWLDDPVWQALRRYVEDTLVLRDPFEAFVAQNVALDGLLYPLVYGRIVDDFLSAQGASAVAMLTQFMTDWFDETKKWVDAVLKVAAAESDDNRAVLQDWIAAWSARAASALLPVAEIALGANADAAVGEELAGFRTRIQKTGITI
- a CDS encoding MmoB/DmpM family protein yields the protein MSTVFIALQANEETRPIIEAIEIDNPNAVVNRQPAMVKIDAPNRLVIRKETIEEQIGRAFDLQELHINLITLGGNVDEDDETLTLSWAE